From the genome of Schaalia dentiphila ATCC 17982, one region includes:
- a CDS encoding MFS transporter, with amino-acid sequence MPTADSSSPARSSWTPSEIGLAIGSVLLITLVAFEELAATTIMPAVVESFDAAAWYPIASGAALATQLSATVVAGALADWKGPRFVLLAGLVLFAIGLVVCAAGTNVVVFVIGRALQGLSGGLLIVPLYVLVGAVASPRHRPSFFASFSLAWVLPSLVGPAIAGHVTQEWGWRYVFGVVPLFVAVAALPIAYVLRSIPTAHGQRSPVLASLSRDAGLVGIGVMLLQLAGALSSPFAQFSVFALGACITAWALPRLLPSGTFMSRRGMPSAILARLSALASQVGLAVMIPLILQRVHGWSEASSAWWVTLGSITWSIGAVGQARVHHAHLRRRLPVIGGTLMAIGAIPVGAILFPSIPVWVALIGWLLVGLGVGLVHAPLSVMALEVTPEAKHGRVASWLQVADSAGPALELALVSVAMSAWAATATVGGAAYAPYWVIAAVLAILTVVAVTRLRPSSERATGEAASAQSS; translated from the coding sequence ATGCCAACCGCCGATTCCTCCTCCCCCGCCCGATCGTCCTGGACACCGTCCGAAATTGGCTTGGCCATCGGCTCGGTTCTCCTCATTACCCTCGTGGCCTTCGAGGAGCTCGCCGCCACGACAATCATGCCTGCGGTCGTCGAATCTTTCGATGCAGCCGCGTGGTATCCGATCGCCTCGGGCGCGGCGTTGGCGACGCAGCTGAGCGCCACCGTGGTCGCGGGCGCGCTGGCGGATTGGAAGGGCCCCCGTTTTGTCCTACTCGCGGGATTGGTTCTTTTCGCCATTGGTTTGGTGGTGTGCGCCGCAGGCACAAACGTGGTCGTGTTCGTTATCGGCCGCGCGCTTCAGGGGCTCAGCGGAGGCCTCCTCATTGTCCCGCTCTACGTCCTCGTCGGAGCAGTTGCTTCCCCCCGTCACCGTCCCTCGTTCTTTGCGTCTTTCTCGTTGGCGTGGGTTCTCCCCTCGCTGGTCGGCCCCGCGATCGCAGGCCACGTGACCCAGGAGTGGGGCTGGCGCTACGTCTTCGGCGTCGTTCCGCTCTTCGTTGCGGTCGCGGCGCTCCCCATCGCCTACGTCCTGCGCTCGATCCCGACTGCACACGGCCAGCGCTCCCCCGTGCTCGCGTCCCTCTCGCGAGACGCCGGGCTTGTCGGAATTGGCGTCATGCTGCTCCAGCTTGCGGGCGCCCTGTCCTCACCCTTCGCGCAGTTCTCGGTCTTCGCCCTCGGCGCGTGCATCACTGCCTGGGCGCTGCCCCGACTCCTGCCGAGCGGAACGTTCATGTCCCGCCGCGGCATGCCCTCGGCGATCCTTGCGAGGTTGAGCGCACTGGCCTCACAGGTCGGTCTCGCCGTCATGATCCCGCTCATCCTCCAGCGCGTGCACGGCTGGTCCGAGGCATCCTCCGCCTGGTGGGTCACCCTCGGGTCGATCACATGGTCGATTGGCGCGGTCGGCCAGGCACGCGTTCACCATGCACACCTGCGCCGCCGGCTCCCGGTCATCGGCGGAACACTCATGGCGATCGGAGCGATCCCCGTCGGAGCGATCCTGTTCCCCTCGATCCCCGTGTGGGTGGCCCTCATCGGCTGGCTGCTCGTCGGCCTCGGAGTCGGTCTCGTTCACGCTCCCCTGTCCGTCATGGCACTCGAGGTCACCCCCGAGGCCAAGCACGGGCGCGTGGCCTCTTGGCTGCAGGTCGCCGATTCGGCGGGCCCTGCCCTCGAACTCGCCCTCGTGTCCGTCGCCATGAGCGCGTGGGCCGCCACCGCCACGGTGGGCGGGGCGGCCTACGCTCCCTATTGGGTGATTGCTGCTGTGCTTGCGATCCTCACCGTGGTCGCGGTGACGCGGCTGCGTCCCTCATCGGAACGCGCCACGGGTGAGGCAGCTAGCGCTCAGTCGTCGTAA
- a CDS encoding DEAD/DEAH box helicase, protein MPSDDFMERADDEREMTAIADDIDDLDDAREFGDDHADEEDTDTVTFASLGLPEEILAAVTDMGFRVPTPIQAAAIPPLLELRDVVGIAQTGTGKTAAFGLPLLAIVDADERNVQALVLAPTRELAMQSAQAIEDFAARTARLDVVPVYGGSPYGPQIGALKRGAQVVVGTPGRVIDLIEKGALDLSHVRMLVLDEADEMLRMGFAEDVETIASSAPDDRLTALFSATMPAAIEKVAREHLKDPVKVAVSTESSTVDTIHQTYAVVPYKHKIGALSRVLATRAQHIKEGQEEADAAIVFVRTRADVEEVSLELSSRGFRAAGISGDVAQTERERMVERLKNGSLDVLVATDVAARGLDVERISLVVNFDVPREPEAYVHRIGRTGRAGREGRALTFFTPREHGRLRRIEKLTGTEMEEVEIPSPAAVSEFRASRLLEGLSARIERGRLDMYKRLLADLGDEISVEDIAAALMATAVGDEGPAPRVEKDRRGNGKIRREEQLDESGEFVGATFEAGRDKDRPLKGGANGARRRAGGRPAPGSGTRYRIEVGKKDRVKPGSIVGAIAGEGGIDGRDIGNIEIYPTFSLVDITADLSSEQLSRISKGYVSGRQLRIRVDEGPGGRSHGDRDGFERRERRDFDRNNRGRGGYGDREDRFGDRDEKRPHRFEKVDGSRPRRSVRTERWEKDIKRARREREGGRDGGWDRDGSRDGGRRHFGKRRYDD, encoded by the coding sequence ATGCCCTCTGACGATTTCATGGAACGCGCTGACGACGAGCGCGAGATGACGGCGATTGCCGACGATATTGACGACCTCGACGACGCTCGTGAGTTCGGTGATGACCACGCGGACGAGGAGGACACGGACACCGTGACGTTCGCGAGCCTCGGCCTGCCCGAGGAGATCCTCGCGGCTGTCACCGATATGGGATTCCGCGTCCCCACCCCGATTCAGGCCGCCGCCATCCCTCCGCTGCTGGAGTTGCGCGACGTCGTCGGCATCGCCCAGACGGGTACCGGAAAGACCGCTGCATTCGGTCTGCCGCTCCTAGCGATTGTTGACGCGGACGAGCGCAACGTGCAGGCTCTCGTTCTGGCCCCCACCCGCGAGCTCGCGATGCAGAGTGCCCAAGCGATCGAGGATTTCGCCGCACGTACGGCCCGCCTCGACGTCGTCCCCGTCTATGGTGGCTCGCCCTACGGCCCGCAGATCGGCGCGCTCAAGCGAGGAGCACAGGTCGTCGTCGGTACCCCGGGTCGCGTCATTGACCTCATTGAGAAGGGCGCCCTCGATCTGTCGCACGTGCGCATGCTGGTCCTCGACGAGGCCGACGAAATGCTGCGTATGGGCTTCGCTGAGGACGTCGAGACGATTGCGTCGAGCGCCCCGGATGATCGACTGACCGCGCTGTTCAGCGCGACGATGCCCGCGGCCATTGAGAAGGTTGCCCGCGAGCACCTGAAGGATCCGGTGAAGGTCGCGGTTTCCACCGAGTCCTCGACGGTCGACACCATCCACCAGACCTACGCGGTGGTGCCCTACAAACACAAGATCGGTGCGCTTTCGCGCGTACTGGCTACCCGCGCCCAGCACATCAAGGAAGGCCAGGAAGAGGCTGACGCCGCGATCGTCTTCGTGCGCACGCGCGCCGATGTCGAAGAGGTGTCGTTGGAGCTCTCGAGCCGTGGATTCCGTGCAGCCGGCATTTCCGGCGACGTCGCTCAGACCGAGCGCGAGCGCATGGTCGAGCGCCTAAAGAACGGCTCGCTCGACGTGCTGGTCGCGACCGACGTGGCCGCCCGAGGCCTCGACGTCGAACGCATCTCCCTCGTCGTTAACTTCGACGTTCCGCGTGAGCCCGAGGCCTACGTCCACCGCATCGGTCGCACCGGCCGTGCGGGCCGTGAGGGCCGCGCGCTGACGTTCTTCACCCCGCGTGAGCACGGCCGTCTGCGCCGCATCGAGAAGCTGACGGGCACCGAGATGGAAGAGGTCGAGATTCCCTCGCCTGCAGCCGTCTCCGAATTCCGCGCGAGCCGCCTGCTCGAGGGCCTGTCCGCTCGTATCGAGCGTGGCCGTCTCGACATGTACAAGCGTCTGCTCGCCGACCTCGGCGATGAGATCTCCGTCGAGGACATCGCCGCCGCCCTCATGGCGACGGCCGTCGGCGACGAAGGCCCGGCCCCGCGCGTCGAGAAAGACCGCCGTGGCAACGGCAAAATCCGCCGCGAGGAACAGCTGGACGAGTCCGGCGAGTTCGTCGGCGCCACTTTCGAGGCTGGGCGTGATAAGGACCGCCCGCTCAAGGGCGGCGCGAACGGTGCTCGTCGTCGCGCGGGCGGCCGCCCGGCACCCGGCTCCGGTACCCGCTACCGCATTGAGGTGGGCAAGAAGGACCGCGTCAAGCCCGGCTCTATCGTTGGCGCCATTGCTGGCGAGGGCGGCATCGACGGCCGCGACATCGGCAACATCGAGATCTACCCAACCTTCTCACTGGTCGACATCACCGCGGACCTGTCCAGCGAGCAGCTGTCCCGTATCTCCAAGGGATACGTGTCGGGCCGTCAGCTGCGCATCCGCGTAGACGAGGGCCCCGGCGGCCGCTCTCACGGCGACCGCGACGGTTTCGAGCGCCGTGAGCGCCGCGACTTCGACCGAAATAACCGAGGACGCGGTGGCTACGGTGATCGCGAGGACCGCTTCGGGGACCGTGATGAGAAGCGTCCGCACCGCTTCGAAAAGGTCGACGGATCGCGTCCGCGCCGCAGCGTTCGCACCGAGCGCTGGGAGAAGGACATCAAGCGCGCCCGCCGCGAACGCGAGGGCGGCCGCGATGGCGGTTGGGACCGCGACGGAAGCCGCGACGGCGGACGCCGCCACTTCGGCAAGCGCCGTTACGACGACTGA
- a CDS encoding GTPase, with amino-acid sequence MRRATNPVASAAQQLDEICTLAAPDLDQQTLAHIRDLIDVTAERSEVDPSWCVIGMLGGTGAGKSSLVNVLSGGEVVTAGVRRPTTNEACAVLPRGREPQELLGWLDIGRRVEAPQALPGDTVVVDLPDIDSVDARHADIADRLASRVDALVVVVNPQKYADARLHDEWLVRLRSSHASVTVVLTHIDTISLPERDAIEQDLHRLLSDRGMADAEVFAVSATTGEGMRTLIKHLTREAERVSRQASRARAALREASRILRESLELTGTVRGLETDGLAAELAGTAADLAGAPIIAEAVADSTLRAGRRAGGWLPLRWLARTGVDPLRRLHLDDESRAEGATTPTLPTRSASDEAAFVNAVRGAIGERAQARPARWRAALVERALCGAREVPDAAHRKVAEHIRVSTGAPALCRALGGAQLLAWLGVVVGVAWIVLVHLGRAVLIDVRVPAIGPIPLPTALVALCLLITVLCACASRALARWAASRRRRVVMRDLRGLCRDAVDRLVVAPLRSEDNRQVTIASFLARLPV; translated from the coding sequence GTGAGGCGAGCAACGAACCCCGTGGCATCGGCTGCCCAGCAGCTTGACGAGATATGCACCCTGGCAGCACCGGACCTCGATCAGCAGACTCTGGCGCACATTCGCGATCTCATTGATGTGACCGCCGAACGCAGTGAGGTCGACCCGTCCTGGTGCGTTATCGGCATGCTGGGAGGTACGGGTGCCGGCAAGTCCTCCCTCGTCAACGTGCTGAGCGGTGGAGAGGTCGTCACTGCGGGTGTTCGGCGCCCCACGACGAACGAGGCATGCGCCGTGCTGCCGCGAGGCCGAGAACCGCAGGAATTGCTGGGGTGGCTGGATATCGGTCGTCGGGTGGAGGCGCCGCAAGCGCTGCCTGGCGACACTGTCGTCGTTGATTTGCCGGACATTGATTCGGTTGATGCCCGTCATGCGGACATCGCCGATCGTCTGGCGTCGCGCGTCGACGCGCTCGTCGTTGTCGTCAACCCGCAGAAGTACGCGGACGCGCGTCTGCACGACGAGTGGCTGGTGCGCCTGCGCTCGTCGCATGCCTCGGTGACGGTCGTCCTGACGCACATCGATACCATTTCCTTGCCCGAGCGTGATGCGATCGAGCAGGATCTGCATCGTCTGCTGAGTGATCGTGGCATGGCTGATGCCGAGGTCTTCGCGGTATCGGCGACGACGGGTGAAGGAATGCGCACGCTCATCAAGCACCTGACGCGCGAGGCCGAGCGGGTCTCACGCCAGGCGTCACGCGCGCGTGCTGCGCTGCGTGAGGCCTCCCGGATACTGCGCGAGTCCTTGGAGCTGACCGGAACGGTCCGAGGCCTCGAGACCGATGGCCTGGCCGCCGAATTGGCTGGCACGGCCGCCGACCTCGCGGGTGCTCCGATTATCGCCGAGGCCGTGGCTGACTCGACGCTGCGAGCCGGACGCCGGGCGGGCGGCTGGCTACCGTTGCGCTGGCTGGCGCGTACGGGTGTGGACCCGCTGCGCCGCCTGCATCTGGATGATGAGTCGCGTGCCGAGGGGGCGACGACTCCGACGTTGCCGACTCGGTCCGCCTCCGATGAAGCTGCTTTCGTCAACGCCGTTCGGGGGGCGATTGGGGAGCGCGCGCAGGCGCGTCCCGCCCGTTGGCGTGCGGCGCTGGTCGAGCGTGCGCTCTGCGGGGCGCGAGAGGTCCCTGACGCAGCGCACCGTAAGGTTGCGGAGCACATTCGCGTCTCGACCGGAGCCCCGGCGCTGTGTCGTGCGCTGGGTGGTGCGCAGCTGCTCGCGTGGCTCGGCGTTGTCGTGGGTGTCGCGTGGATCGTCCTCGTGCACCTGGGCAGGGCTGTCCTCATCGATGTTCGGGTCCCCGCGATCGGGCCGATTCCGCTTCCGACGGCCCTGGTCGCGCTGTGCCTGTTGATCACGGTGCTCTGCGCGTGTGCGAGCCGAGCACTCGCCCGGTGGGCTGCATCGCGCCGTCGACGTGTCGTGATGCGTGACCTGCGGGGATTGTGCCGCGATGCGGTCGATCGACTCGTCGTTGCTCCCCTGCGTTCCGAGGACAATCGGCAGGTGACGATCGCCTCGTTCCTCGCTCGCCTGCCCGTCTGA
- a CDS encoding dynamin family protein, with protein sequence MSLTAVEAARSLAHALEETLHAIPEGSRGDAERALRRLQDVVLPRLEDADAPVLVVVGGSTGSGKSTLVNSLLGRNVSRAGAVRPTTRRPVLVCAPKAREWFMSDRVLPRLAKSEGSGGDSLDAITIAVEKTLWPAVGIVDAPDIDSVEDGNRRLAAELLDGADLWVFVTTAARYADAVAWKHLEEAASRGLRVAIVLNRVPPGAVQEIREDLASLARRRGLGEVAIYTVEEQPLSDGRLSAEAIAPIGSYLEGIGRDAEERAAIVRRSLSGAVASSLEETTRALEAARQRNREFEAAAGDIEQLVASYAREVSSTSSDDVLRGEVSARIAEVLGSWDMSKTVSRVFSGLSSRVMGAFRGQAAPDVQVQRDLTGGLAQHLADQYHRAWGESLRRARTVVDTSTFDELLDVDAAEQRARTVAQEWTREVTQIIRGQAESSRVSGRMLAGGINVVTVSLMVAAFTMTGGLTGVEVGIAGASAALSQTILEAYFGERTVRSLAEQARAALERLAGESLSAVVAPVSASLDRASDRVLIDKLAVAEERAREVLA encoded by the coding sequence GTGTCCCTCACGGCGGTTGAAGCAGCTCGCTCGCTGGCGCATGCCCTTGAGGAAACGCTCCATGCCATTCCGGAAGGGAGTCGTGGCGACGCGGAGCGCGCGCTGCGACGCCTGCAGGACGTCGTGTTGCCGCGCCTCGAGGATGCGGATGCACCCGTGCTGGTGGTCGTCGGTGGCTCGACGGGGTCTGGTAAGTCGACGCTCGTCAATTCGTTGCTTGGCCGAAACGTGAGTCGGGCGGGCGCGGTGCGTCCGACGACTCGGCGCCCCGTGTTGGTCTGCGCGCCCAAGGCACGCGAGTGGTTCATGTCGGACCGAGTGCTGCCGAGACTGGCGAAGAGCGAGGGCTCGGGTGGGGATAGCCTCGACGCGATCACGATCGCTGTCGAGAAGACGCTGTGGCCTGCCGTGGGCATTGTGGACGCGCCAGACATCGATTCCGTCGAGGACGGAAACCGTCGCCTGGCTGCAGAGCTGCTCGACGGCGCAGATCTGTGGGTGTTTGTCACGACCGCGGCCCGCTACGCGGATGCGGTGGCGTGGAAACACCTGGAGGAAGCCGCGAGCCGCGGATTGCGTGTCGCCATCGTACTCAACCGCGTCCCCCCTGGGGCGGTGCAGGAAATTCGCGAGGATCTGGCCTCGTTGGCTCGCCGGCGTGGCCTGGGTGAGGTCGCGATTTATACGGTCGAGGAACAGCCCCTCAGCGATGGGCGCCTGTCCGCCGAAGCAATCGCGCCGATCGGGTCCTACCTGGAGGGAATCGGACGCGATGCCGAGGAACGTGCCGCTATCGTACGTCGATCGCTGTCCGGTGCCGTCGCCTCGTCGTTGGAGGAGACGACGCGCGCACTGGAGGCTGCGAGGCAACGCAACCGTGAGTTCGAGGCGGCCGCCGGCGATATCGAGCAGCTCGTTGCTTCCTATGCCCGGGAAGTGTCCTCCACGTCGAGTGATGACGTACTGCGCGGCGAAGTAAGCGCACGCATCGCCGAGGTACTGGGCTCGTGGGATATGTCCAAGACCGTCTCGCGTGTGTTTTCTGGTCTGAGTTCGCGCGTGATGGGTGCATTTCGTGGACAGGCAGCCCCGGACGTTCAGGTGCAGCGCGATCTGACCGGAGGCCTTGCGCAGCATTTGGCAGACCAATACCACCGGGCGTGGGGTGAATCCCTGCGCAGGGCGCGCACGGTCGTGGACACGTCTACGTTCGATGAGCTGCTCGACGTCGATGCGGCAGAGCAGCGCGCACGCACAGTGGCGCAGGAGTGGACGCGTGAGGTCACGCAGATCATTCGTGGCCAGGCCGAGTCCTCGCGGGTCAGCGGGCGCATGCTCGCGGGCGGCATCAACGTCGTGACGGTCTCGCTGATGGTGGCCGCGTTTACGATGACCGGTGGTCTCACCGGTGTTGAAGTCGGTATCGCCGGGGCATCGGCAGCCCTGTCCCAGACAATCCTGGAAGCCTATTTCGGTGAACGCACAGTTCGTTCGCTGGCCGAGCAAGCCCGTGCGGCGCTCGAACGCCTCGCCGGAGAGTCTCTGTCGGCTGTCGTTGCCCCGGTGAGCGCGAGCCTCGATCGGGCTTCCGACAGGGTTCTCATCGACAAGCTGGCGGTGGCTGAGGAGAGAGCTCGGGAGGTGCTGGCGTGA
- the hisS gene encoding histidine--tRNA ligase, with protein MARTSLSGFPEWLPEGRIIEMHVLDELRRVFELHGFAGIETRAVETLEQLEAKGETSKEIYVLERLQALKAAAAGARAPKDKGMGLHFDLTVPFARYVVENANELDFPFKRYQIQKVWRGERPQDGRFREFTQADIDVVGNGELPFHFEVDLPLVMAEALNNLPIPHVRVLVNNRKVVQGVCESLGVTDVEAALRGLDKIDKIGPEGVAAELAQSGIDGEQASVLLQMAQIRTSESSEVRARLADLGVGGELLDEGLKELTELLDTANKRMPGAVVADLKIARGLDYYTGSVYESEIEGHEALGSICSGGRYDSLAKDGKRTYPGVGLSIGVSRLVSRMISAPMVRASRKVPTAVVVAVIAEEQRERSEAIAAVLRSRGISTDVAPSAAKFGKQIKFADKRGIPFVWFPGEEGSADTVKDIRSGEQVDADPHTWVLPEADAVPTIEKVTD; from the coding sequence ATGGCTCGCACGTCCCTGTCAGGTTTCCCCGAATGGCTCCCGGAGGGCCGCATCATTGAGATGCACGTCCTCGACGAGCTGCGTCGCGTGTTTGAATTGCACGGCTTCGCGGGCATCGAAACCCGTGCGGTCGAGACCCTCGAGCAGTTGGAAGCAAAGGGGGAGACCTCCAAGGAGATCTACGTGCTTGAACGCCTGCAGGCCCTGAAGGCCGCGGCGGCCGGTGCACGCGCTCCCAAGGACAAGGGCATGGGTCTGCACTTCGACCTCACGGTTCCCTTCGCCCGCTACGTGGTCGAGAACGCGAACGAGCTGGATTTCCCGTTCAAGCGCTACCAGATCCAGAAGGTGTGGCGCGGTGAGCGTCCCCAGGACGGTCGCTTCCGTGAATTCACGCAGGCGGACATCGACGTCGTGGGTAACGGTGAACTCCCGTTCCACTTCGAGGTGGACCTGCCGCTGGTGATGGCCGAGGCTCTGAATAACCTGCCGATCCCGCACGTGCGCGTGCTTGTGAATAACCGCAAGGTCGTTCAGGGCGTGTGTGAGTCCCTCGGGGTCACGGACGTTGAGGCTGCCCTGCGCGGCCTCGACAAGATCGACAAGATCGGCCCGGAGGGTGTGGCCGCCGAGCTGGCTCAGTCCGGCATTGATGGCGAGCAGGCATCCGTTCTGCTCCAGATGGCGCAGATCCGCACGTCCGAGTCTTCAGAGGTGCGCGCGCGTCTGGCCGACCTCGGTGTGGGCGGCGAACTGCTGGACGAGGGCCTGAAGGAGCTGACCGAACTCCTCGATACCGCGAACAAGCGGATGCCGGGTGCGGTCGTCGCGGACCTCAAGATCGCTCGCGGTCTCGATTACTACACGGGCAGCGTGTACGAGTCGGAGATCGAAGGTCATGAGGCTCTCGGCTCGATCTGCTCGGGCGGACGCTACGACTCCCTGGCGAAGGACGGCAAGCGCACCTACCCGGGCGTCGGCCTGTCTATCGGCGTCTCGCGCCTCGTGTCGCGCATGATTTCCGCGCCGATGGTGAGGGCCTCTCGCAAGGTGCCCACGGCGGTCGTCGTCGCGGTCATCGCGGAGGAGCAACGTGAGCGCTCGGAGGCGATTGCCGCTGTGCTGCGTTCGCGCGGCATCTCAACGGACGTTGCTCCCAGCGCCGCAAAGTTCGGCAAGCAGATCAAGTTCGCCGATAAGCGCGGCATCCCCTTCGTCTGGTTCCCGGGCGAGGAGGGTAGCGCTGACACGGTGAAGGACATTCGCAGTGGCGAGCAGGTGGACGCCGATCCGCACACGTGGGTCCTGCCCGAGGCCGACGCGGTCCCTACTATCGAGAAGGTGACCGACTGA
- a CDS encoding MBL fold metallo-hydrolase, producing MRLHVIPSPFYAANGLVLVPSGAGTALVVDPSAGIQHLIREVLELEGVSVGAVLLTHGHPDHVWDAAAVSTWGVDGGTVPVYVPGPDMYRMDAPASFLPMPLPDFVGEWVKPADLREVPSDSFEVCPSVWLRMVPAPGHTEGSAVFLGESPLDIRVNNQSFYCSDEAVPWAMSADVLFKDSVGRTDLPGGDETQMRHSLRTISNALDPRTVLVPGHGPATTLADEIRSNQYLIRARRIG from the coding sequence ATGCGCCTTCACGTTATTCCATCGCCTTTCTACGCGGCGAATGGGCTCGTGCTCGTCCCTTCCGGGGCGGGCACTGCCCTTGTCGTCGACCCTTCAGCGGGAATTCAACACCTGATCCGCGAGGTCCTCGAGCTTGAGGGTGTCAGCGTGGGCGCGGTGCTTCTGACACACGGACACCCCGACCACGTCTGGGACGCGGCCGCGGTGTCCACTTGGGGAGTGGACGGAGGCACCGTTCCCGTGTACGTGCCGGGACCTGACATGTACCGCATGGATGCCCCGGCCTCGTTCCTGCCGATGCCGCTGCCCGACTTTGTGGGGGAGTGGGTCAAGCCAGCCGACCTGCGTGAGGTGCCCTCAGATTCGTTTGAGGTGTGCCCCAGCGTGTGGCTGCGCATGGTTCCCGCACCCGGTCATACCGAGGGATCGGCTGTCTTCCTGGGGGAGAGCCCGCTCGATATCCGGGTCAACAACCAGTCCTTCTACTGTTCCGATGAGGCGGTTCCGTGGGCGATGAGCGCAGACGTGCTGTTTAAGGACAGCGTCGGGCGCACCGACCTGCCCGGGGGCGACGAAACTCAGATGCGACATTCTTTGCGCACGATTTCCAACGCTCTCGATCCTCGCACCGTCCTTGTTCCCGGACACGGCCCGGCGACCACGCTCGCAGATGAGATACGCTCAAACCAGTATCTGATTCGCGCTCGTCGCATCGGCTAA
- a CDS encoding DUF349 domain-containing protein encodes MTTTPIPNNETAPEAAPSTIEEAAVSTTIAASEVPEHPFARIGEDGTVYVKDGDEERVIGGFPEGIPASPYALYERRYADLEATIKLFEDRLGTLSPRDIDQTLATLREQVASPNVIGDIPALRERVAAVEKAAEERKEIAREERKAAKAAALAERTSVVERAEAIVAQDPAKTHWKQSGQTLRDLLDEWKNLQRRGPRLEKAIEDELWKRFSSARTQFDRHRRQFFSQLDQAQSEAKRVKEALIAEAEALSSSVDWSRTSGAYRELMNRWKAAPRASRKEDDALWARFRAAQQVFFDARRAKDEATDAEYRDNLVAKEAILVDAEAILPVTDIDRAKAQLRQIQDRWEEVGRVPSADLHRIEGRLRAVEAAVREAEEKEWRRTNPETRARAAGMVGQLEEQIAQLERSLSEAEAKGDEKAARNVREALETKRAWLAQISSSME; translated from the coding sequence GTGACCACGACGCCGATTCCGAATAACGAAACCGCTCCCGAAGCTGCCCCGTCGACGATTGAGGAGGCCGCGGTCTCGACGACGATTGCTGCTTCCGAGGTGCCCGAGCACCCCTTCGCCCGTATCGGCGAGGACGGCACTGTCTACGTCAAGGATGGAGACGAGGAGCGCGTTATCGGCGGCTTCCCCGAGGGCATTCCTGCTTCTCCCTACGCTCTGTACGAGCGTCGCTACGCAGACCTCGAAGCCACCATCAAGCTTTTTGAGGATCGCCTGGGCACGCTGAGCCCGCGCGACATCGACCAGACTCTCGCAACGCTGCGCGAGCAGGTCGCCTCCCCGAATGTCATCGGCGACATCCCGGCGCTGCGCGAGCGCGTTGCGGCGGTTGAGAAGGCCGCCGAGGAGCGTAAGGAAATCGCCCGTGAGGAGCGTAAGGCCGCCAAGGCTGCTGCTCTCGCCGAGCGCACTTCTGTCGTTGAGCGCGCCGAGGCTATTGTCGCCCAGGATCCCGCCAAGACCCATTGGAAGCAGTCGGGTCAGACCCTGCGCGACCTCCTTGATGAGTGGAAGAACCTGCAGCGCCGCGGCCCGCGCCTGGAGAAGGCCATCGAGGATGAGCTGTGGAAGCGTTTCTCCTCCGCGCGCACCCAGTTCGACCGTCACCGCCGCCAGTTCTTCTCGCAGCTCGATCAGGCCCAGTCCGAGGCTAAGCGAGTGAAGGAAGCCCTGATCGCTGAGGCCGAGGCTCTGTCCTCGTCCGTGGACTGGTCGCGTACCTCCGGTGCCTACCGTGAGCTCATGAACCGCTGGAAGGCCGCCCCTCGCGCGTCGCGTAAGGAAGACGACGCGCTGTGGGCACGTTTCCGCGCCGCCCAGCAGGTGTTCTTCGACGCTCGCCGCGCCAAGGACGAGGCCACCGACGCGGAGTACCGCGACAACCTCGTCGCGAAGGAAGCGATCCTCGTTGATGCTGAGGCCATCCTGCCAGTGACCGACATTGATCGCGCGAAGGCTCAGCTGCGTCAGATCCAGGACCGCTGGGAAGAGGTGGGCCGCGTGCCGTCCGCCGACCTGCACCGCATCGAGGGTCGTCTGCGTGCCGTTGAGGCCGCCGTCCGCGAGGCCGAAGAGAAGGAATGGCGCCGCACCAACCCCGAGACGCGCGCACGCGCGGCCGGCATGGTGGGTCAGCTTGAGGAGCAGATCGCTCAGCTCGAGCGTTCTCTGTCCGAGGCCGAGGCCAAGGGCGACGAGAAGGCCGCCAGGAACGTGCGCGAGGCTCTTGAGACCAAGCGCGCCTGGCTCGCGCAGATCTCCTCCTCCATGGAGTGA